A stretch of DNA from Pseudomonas sp. HN11:
GTCAACGGTTCGATCCCGTTTGGCTCCACCACTACTGCTTCTGAAAGTTTTGAAAGCTTAGAAATGAGCATTCCATCCAAGCGATGGTGAATGTTGATTTCTAGTCTTTGATTAGATCGTTCTTTAAAAATTTGGGTATGTGATAGAAAGATAGACTGAACGTTACTTTCACTGGTAACGGATCAGGCTAAGGTAAAATTTGTGAGTTACTCAGTTTTGAGTATTATCGAATTTTCGGCGAATGTCGTCTTCACAGTATAACCAGATTGCTTGGGGTTATATGGTCAAGTGAAGAAGCGCATACGGTGGATGCCTTGGCAGTCAGAGGCGATGAAAGACGTGGTAGCCTGCGAAAAGCTTCGGGGAGTCGGCAAACAGACTTTGATCCGGAGATGTCTGAATGGGGGAACCCAGCCATCATAAGATGGTTATCTTACGCTGAATACATAGGCGTAAGAGGCGAACCAGGGGAACTGAAACATCTAAGTACCCTGAGGAAAAGAAATCAACCGAGATTCCCTTAGTAGTGGCGAGCGAACGGGGACTAGCCCTTAAGTGGCTTTGAGATTAGCGGAACGCTCTGGAAAGTGCGGCCATAGTGGGTGATAGCCCTGTACGCGAAAATCTCTTAGTCATGAAATCGAGTAGGACGGAGCACGAGAAACTTTGTCTGAATATGGGGGGACCATCCTCCAAGGCTAAATACTACTGACTGACCGATAGTGAACTAGTACCGTGAGGGAAAGGCGAAAAGAACCCCGGAGAGGGGAGTGAAATAGATCCTGAAACCGTATGCGTACAAGCAGTGGGAGCCCACTTTGTTGGGTGACTGCGTACCTTTTGTATAATGGGTCAGCGACTTATTTTCAGTGGCGAGCTTAACCGAATAGGGGAGGCGTAGCGAAAGCGAGTCTTAATAGGGCGTCTAGTCGCTGGGAATAGACCCGAAACCGGGCGATCTATCCATGGGCAGGTTGAAGGTTGGGTAACACTAACTGGAGGACCGAACCGACTACCGTTGAAAAGTTAGCGGATGACCTGTGGATCGGAGTGAAAGGCTAATCAAGCTCGGAGATAGCTGGTTCTCCTCGAAAGCTATTTAGGTAGCGCCTCATGTATCACTGTAGGGGGTAGAGCACTGTTTCGGCTAGGGGGTCATCCCGACTTACCAAACCGATGCAAACTCCGAATACCTACAAGTGCCGAGCATGGGAGACACACGGCGGGTGCTAACGTCCGTCGTGAAAAGGGAAACAACCCAGACCGTCAGCTAAGGTCCCAAAGTTATGGTTAAGTGGGAAACGATGTGGGAAGGCTTAGACAGCTAGGAGGTTGGCTTAGAAGCAGCCACCCTTTAAAGAAAGCGTAATAGCTCACTAGTCGAGTCGGCCTGCGCGGAAGATGTAACGGGGCTCAAACCATACACCGAAGCTACGGGTATCACGTAAGTGATGCGGTAGAGGAGCGTTCTGTAAGCCTGTGAAGGTGAGTTGAGAAGCTTGCTGGAGGTATCAGAAGTGCGAATGCTGACATGAGTAACGACAATGGGTGTGAAAAACACCCACGCCGAAAGACCAAGGTTTCCTGCGCAACGTTAATCGACGCAGGGTTAGTCGGTCCCTAAGGCGAGGCTGAAAAGCGTAGTCGATGGAAAACAGGTTAATATTCCTGTACTTCTGGTTATTGCGATGGAGGGACGGAGAAGGCTAGGCCAGCTTGGCGTTGGTTGTCCAAGTTTAAGGTGGTAGGCTGAGATCTTAGGTAAATCCGGGATCTTAAGGCCGAGAGCTGATGACGAGTTAACTTTTAGTTAACGAAGTGGTTGATGCCATGCTTCCAAGAAAAGCTTCTAAGCTTCAGGTAACCAGGAACCGTACCCCAAACCGACACAGGTGGTTGGGTAGAGAATACCAAGGCGCTTGAGAGAACTCGGGTGAAGGAACTAGGCAAAATGGCACCGTAACTTCGGGAGAAGGTGCGCCGGTGAGGGTGAAGGACTTGCTCCGTAAGCTCATGCCGGTCGAAGATACCAGGCCGCTGCGACTGTTTATTAAAAACACAGCACTCTGCAAACACGAAAGTGGACGTATAGGGTGTGACGCCTGCCCGGTGCCGGAAGGTTAATTGATGGGGTTAGCTAACGCGAAGCTCTTGATCGAAGCCCCGGTAAACGGCGGCCGTAACTATAACGGTCCTAAGGTAGCGAAATTCCTTGTCGGGTAAGTTCCGACCTGCACGAATGGCGTAACGATGGCGGCGCTGTCTCCACCCGAGACTCAGTGAAATTGAAATCGCTGTGAAGATGCAGTGTATCCGCGGCTAGACGGAAAGACCCCGTGAACCTTTACTATAGCTTTGCACTGGACTTTGAATTTGCTTGTGTAGGATAGGTGGGAGGCTTTGAAGCGTGGACGCCAGTCTGCGTGGAGCCATCCTTGAAATACCACCCTGGCAACTTTGAGGTTCTAACTCAGGTCCGTTATCCGGATCGAGGACAGTGTATGGTGGGTAGTTTGACTGGGGCGGTCTCCTCCTAAAGAGTAACGGAGGAGTACGAAGGTGCGCTCAGACCGGTCGGAAATCGGTCGTAGAGTATAAAGGCAAAAGCGCGCTTGACTGCGAGACAGACACGTCGAGCAGGTACGAAAGTAGGTCTTAGTGATCCGGTGGTTCTGTATGGAAGGGCCATCGCTCAACGGATAAAAGGTACTCCGGGGATAACAGGCTGATACCGCCCAAGAGTTCATATCGACGGCGGTGTTTGGCACCTCGATGTCGGCTCATCACATCCTGGGGCTGAAGCCGGTCCCAAGGGTATGGCTGTTCGCCATTTAAAGTGGTACGCGAGCTGGGTTTAGAACGTCGTGAGACAGTTCGGTCCCTATCTGCCGTGGACGTTTGAGATTTGAGAGGGGCTGCTCCTAGTACGAGAGGACCGGAGTGGACGAACCTCTGGTGTTCCGGTTGTCACGCCAGTGGCATTGCCGGGTAGCTATGTTCGGAATAGATAACCGCTGAAAGCATCTAAGCGGGAAACTAGCCTCAAGATGAGATCTCACTGGAACCTTGAGTTCCCTGAAGGGCCGTCGAAGACTACGACGTTGATAGGTTGGGTGTGTAAGCGCTGTGAGGCGTTGAGCTAACCAATACTAATTGCCCGTGAGGCTTGACCATATAACACCCAAGCAATTTGACTACTCTAACGAGCATCAGATTGCGGTGTGTGAAGACGAAATGAACCGAAAGTTCGAACCTCACAAAACACCGAATGCTGTCACATACCCAATTTGCTGAAGCGAGGCCAACAGGTCGCGACTCAGTACCCGAATTTCTTGACGACCATAGAGCATTGGAACCACCTGATCCCATCCCGAACTCAGCAGTGAAACGATGCATCGCCGATGGTAGTGTGGGGTTTCCCCATGTGAGAGTAGGTCATCGTCAAGATTAAATTCCGAAACCCCATTTGCGAAAGCAGATGGGGTTTTGTTTTGGGCGGCGAAAACTCAACTACCGCAAACGCCCCGACAAATTTGCACAGTTATTTCTGAACCAGACTACTAGAATAGGCACCTAACCTTTTTTAGAGTCCGAGCCCTATTTATGCCCGAGCCGGTTGATGCCCATGAGGTATCGGATTTACCACTGGACGACCTGGTGGCATGCCATGAGTGCGACTTGCTGATGCGCAAACCAGTACTCGCCCTTGGCGAAAAAGCCCAATGCCCGCGTTGCGGTTACGAGCTGTACGCTCACCGCCACAACGTCGTTGAGCGAAGCCTGGCCTTGGTGCTGGCGGCGTTGCTGTTGTACATACCCGCGAACTTTTTGCCGATCATGCAGCTCAATCTACTGGGGCAGTCCTCTGAAGACACCGTATGGAGTGGCGTCGTCGGCTTGTTCGATACCGGCATGCAAGGCGTTGCCGCCGTTGTATTCCTATGCAGCATGGGCATCCCCTTGCTCAAACTGCTTTGCCAACTGGCAGTGTTGCTCAGCATCCGTTGGAACATCGGCCGCAGTTATGGACTGCTGTTGTACCGCATCTATCATCACATGAAAGACTGGGGGATGTTGGAGGTCTATCTGATGGGCGTACTGGTGGCGATCGTTAAACTCGCCGACATGGCCGCCATCACGGTAGGCCTTGGGCTTGTCTGTTTTGTCAGCTTATTAATGGTTCAGGTGCTGCTCGAGGTGGTGATGTCGCCCCACCAGATCTGGCAAGCGTTGTCAGGAGAGGACGATCATGCGGGCGATTGATGCAGGTATTCTGATTTGTACCGAATGCCATGAGTTGAACAAGCAAGACCCGGATAGCGACGAGCAACTCTGCACGCGCTGCGGTGCGCTGATCCATGCCCGGCGGCCTAATAGCCTCACTCGTACCTGGGCACTGTTGATCACGGCGGCAATTTTGTACATCCCCGCTAATCTGCTCCCCATTATGACGATCAATTCCCTGGGGCAGGGGGATCCCAGTACCATCATGGCCGGTGTGATCCAACTCGTTCAACATGGCATGTTCCCTATCGCCGCCGTGGTGTTTATCGCCAGTATCCTGGTGCCGACGTTCAAGCTGGTCGGCATAGGTCTGCTACTGTTCTCGGTGCAGCGTCGCCAACCGCTGTCCGCGCAACAACGCATTGTGATGTACCGCTTTATCGAATTCATTGGCCGCTGGTCCATGCTGGATATCTTCGTGATCGCCATTCTGGTGGCGGTTGTAAACTTTGGGCGACTTGCCAGCGTCGAGGCCAATCTCGGCGCGGCAGCGTTCGCCAGTGTGGTGATCTTGACGATGCTTGCCGCAGTAACTTTCGATCCCCGACTGATTTGGGATAACACGGAGTCGGACGACGACCATGAGTGATTTGCCTAAAGCTAAAACCCGCCCAGCCTCCAACTGGTCGGCCATTTGGGTGTTGCCCCTGATTGCCCTGATCATTGGTGGTTGGTTGGGGTGGCGTGCCTATTCCCAACAGGGCATCGATATCCAAGTGCGCTTTGAAAGCGGTGAAGGCATCCAGGTCAACAAGACCGAAGTGGTCTACAAAGGCATGCCGGTGGGCAAGGTCAAAGCGCTGGCCTTGGACGACGAGGGTAACAATCGCGGGGTGATCGCCACCATCGAGATGGACAAGGACGTCGACCAGTACCTCAAGACCAACACGCGTTTCTGGCTGGTCAAACCGAGCGTCAGCCTTGCCGGTATCACCGGCCTGGAAACCCTGGTGTCAGGCAACTACATCGCTGCAAGCCCGGGTGACGGGGAACCCACGCGCAAGTTCAAGGCGCTTTCCGAAGAGCCGCCTTTGTCCGACGCCAAACCGGGCCTGCACTTGACGGTCAAAGCCGACCGTCTTGGCTCGCTCAACCGTGGCAGTCCGGTGTTCTACAAACAGATCCAGGTCGGTCAGGTCAAAAGCTACCTGCTTTCTGAAGACCAGAGCACCGTTGAGATCAAGGTCTACATCGAACCTACCTACGCTAGCCTGGTGCGTAAACACACACGGTTCTGGAACGCCAGCGGCATCAGCATCGACGCCAATCTCTCCGGTGTAAAAGTGCGCAGCGAATCCCTTTCCAGCATCGTCGCCGGCGGCATCGCCTTCGCGACACCGGAAAATCGCAAGGACAGCCCACCGACCGATCCGAGCCTGCCCTTCCGTTTGTACGAAGATTTTGACGCGGCCGCAGCCGGTATCCGGGTCAAGGTCAAGCTCACCGACTTCGAAGGCCTGCAAGCTGGCCGCACGCCAGTGATGTACAAAGGCATTCAAGTCGGCAGCCTGAAAACCTTGAAGATCGACCCAGACCTATCCAGCGCCAACGCAGAACTGACCCTTGACCCACTGGCCGAGGATTATCTGGTGCAAGACACCCAGTTCTGGGTGGTCAAGCCCTCGATTTCGCTGGCCGGCATCACGGGGCTTGAAGCCTTGGTCAAAGGCAACTACATCGCCATCCGCCCCGGTGACAAAGGCAGCGCCCCACAGCGCGAATTCGTGGCTCGCGCCAAGGCACCACCATTGGACCTGCGCTCGCCCGGCCTGCACATGGTGCTGTTCACCGACAACCTCGGCTCCCTGGATGTCGGTAGCCCGATCCTCTACAAGCAGGTAAAAGTCGGCTCGGTGCAGAGCTACCAGTTCTCGCGCAAGAACAAACAGTTGGTGATCGGCGTCCACATCGAGAAGGAATACGAAAACCTGGTCAACGGCTCCACGCGTTTCTGGAATGCCAGCGGCGTCACCCTCACCGGTGGTC
This window harbors:
- a CDS encoding paraquat-inducible protein A, giving the protein MPEPVDAHEVSDLPLDDLVACHECDLLMRKPVLALGEKAQCPRCGYELYAHRHNVVERSLALVLAALLLYIPANFLPIMQLNLLGQSSEDTVWSGVVGLFDTGMQGVAAVVFLCSMGIPLLKLLCQLAVLLSIRWNIGRSYGLLLYRIYHHMKDWGMLEVYLMGVLVAIVKLADMAAITVGLGLVCFVSLLMVQVLLEVVMSPHQIWQALSGEDDHAGD
- a CDS encoding paraquat-inducible protein A, which translates into the protein MRAIDAGILICTECHELNKQDPDSDEQLCTRCGALIHARRPNSLTRTWALLITAAILYIPANLLPIMTINSLGQGDPSTIMAGVIQLVQHGMFPIAAVVFIASILVPTFKLVGIGLLLFSVQRRQPLSAQQRIVMYRFIEFIGRWSMLDIFVIAILVAVVNFGRLASVEANLGAAAFASVVILTMLAAVTFDPRLIWDNTESDDDHE
- a CDS encoding PqiB family protein — translated: MSDLPKAKTRPASNWSAIWVLPLIALIIGGWLGWRAYSQQGIDIQVRFESGEGIQVNKTEVVYKGMPVGKVKALALDDEGNNRGVIATIEMDKDVDQYLKTNTRFWLVKPSVSLAGITGLETLVSGNYIAASPGDGEPTRKFKALSEEPPLSDAKPGLHLTVKADRLGSLNRGSPVFYKQIQVGQVKSYLLSEDQSTVEIKVYIEPTYASLVRKHTRFWNASGISIDANLSGVKVRSESLSSIVAGGIAFATPENRKDSPPTDPSLPFRLYEDFDAAAAGIRVKVKLTDFEGLQAGRTPVMYKGIQVGSLKTLKIDPDLSSANAELTLDPLAEDYLVQDTQFWVVKPSISLAGITGLEALVKGNYIAIRPGDKGSAPQREFVARAKAPPLDLRSPGLHMVLFTDNLGSLDVGSPILYKQVKVGSVQSYQFSRKNKQLVIGVHIEKEYENLVNGSTRFWNASGVTLTGGLTGGIQVKSESLASLMAGGIAFETPEPNVPLKKRIPRFRLFADREAANQHGTLVTIKVDRADGMRPGTPVRFKGLDVGKIESVDLSADMQSVLLSARITQVADRIARVGSQFWVVKPELGLMKTSNLETLVTGQYIEVQPAAKNAGPQKSFVALDQPPEAIHQEAGLSLTLSAARRGSLKEGVPVTYREVTVGKVTGYELGQTADRVLIHILIEPKYAPLVRSGSRFWNTSGFGLDFGLFKGATVRTESLETLVAGGIAFATPDGERMGNAARPQQTFPLFDKFEDEWLTWAPKIPLGK